In a genomic window of Amycolatopsis japonica:
- a CDS encoding LLM class flavin-dependent oxidoreductase, translating to MQFGIFTVGDVTTDPTTGEAPSEYERIKAMVRIALKAEEVGLDVFATGEHHNPPFVPSSPTTMLGYIAAQTSKIILSTSTTLITTNDPVKIAEDFAMLQHLADGRVDLMMGRGNTGPVYPWFGQDIRQGIPLAIENYHLLHRLWREDVVSWSGKFRTPLQEFTSTPRPLDGVPPFVWHGSIRSPEIAEQAAYYGDGFFANHIFWPKEHFQALIDLYRERYEHYGHGKADQAIVGLGGQVFLRPKSQDAVREFRPYFDNAPVYGHGPSLEEFTEQTPLTVGSPQEVIDKTLSFREHFGDYQRQLFLMDHAGLPLKTVLEQLDLLGEHVIPVLRKELDSLRPSHVPEAPTHASRLEVLA from the coding sequence ATGCAGTTCGGAATCTTCACGGTGGGCGATGTGACGACCGACCCGACCACCGGGGAGGCGCCCAGCGAGTACGAGCGGATCAAGGCGATGGTGCGGATCGCGCTCAAGGCCGAAGAGGTCGGTCTCGACGTCTTCGCGACCGGCGAGCACCACAACCCGCCCTTCGTGCCTTCGTCGCCGACGACGATGCTCGGCTACATCGCCGCGCAGACGTCGAAGATCATCCTTTCCACGTCGACCACGCTGATCACCACGAACGACCCGGTGAAGATCGCCGAAGACTTCGCGATGCTGCAGCACCTCGCCGACGGCCGCGTCGACCTGATGATGGGACGCGGCAACACCGGCCCGGTGTACCCGTGGTTCGGGCAGGACATCCGGCAGGGGATCCCGCTGGCCATCGAGAACTACCACCTGCTGCACCGGTTGTGGCGCGAGGACGTGGTCAGCTGGTCCGGCAAGTTCCGGACGCCGCTGCAGGAGTTCACCTCGACGCCGCGGCCGCTCGACGGTGTCCCGCCGTTCGTCTGGCACGGCTCGATCCGCAGCCCGGAGATCGCGGAGCAGGCCGCCTACTACGGCGACGGGTTCTTCGCGAACCACATCTTCTGGCCGAAGGAGCACTTCCAGGCGCTGATCGACCTCTACCGCGAGCGGTACGAGCACTACGGGCACGGCAAGGCGGACCAGGCCATCGTCGGACTGGGCGGACAGGTGTTCCTGCGGCCCAAGTCGCAGGACGCGGTGCGGGAGTTCCGGCCGTACTTCGACAACGCGCCGGTGTACGGGCACGGGCCGTCGCTGGAGGAGTTCACCGAGCAGACGCCGCTGACCGTCGGCAGCCCGCAAGAGGTGATCGACAAGACGCTGAGCTTCCGCGAGCACTTCGGCGACTACCAGCGTCAGCTGTTCCTGATGGACCACGCCGGCTTGCCGCTGAAGACCGTGCTGGAACAGCTCGACCTGCTGGGCGAGCACGTGATCCCGGTGCTGCGCAAGGAACTCGACTCGCTTCGTCCTTCTCACGTTCCGGAAGCCCCTACGCACGCTTCTCGTTTGGAGGTCTTGGCATGA
- a CDS encoding glycoside hydrolase family 76 protein, producing MWLTSLLVTTLTFALTPATTTPEPTVAATICAKYCDSRDPALAVGERRPGTASVWGRGITLHLSDGDDMGWGGIANGDPGDEVWLDRSFDGGRTWAADSRIGDTKVPDGQRGWRTLMFNVDDPATHRFGALRACGKAGNRPEIACTPWFRTTVAAKDRTEAAATALMQFYDNGTGLWQTTGWWNSANALTAILDYSTRTGSQNYRYAIGNTFDRNRGDNFTNEYIDDTGWWALAWIRAYDLTKDRRYLDTAVIAADYMYSYRDGTCGGGLWWSTAKTYKNAVTNELYVKVAASLHNRIPGDTRQLARAREVWDWFRASGMINGNALINDGLNASCANNGQAVWSYNQGIVLGALVELRRATGDATLLTTARRLADASTTTSLLHSDGILRDPCESGDCGADGPSFKGAYARGLGELDRALAGRPYRAYLTRQANSTIANNRTSLDQHGLRWAGPVDKIDAARQHSALEVLTAAL from the coding sequence ATGTGGCTCACCTCCCTGCTTGTGACAACGTTGACATTCGCTCTCACGCCGGCCACCACCACTCCCGAACCCACCGTCGCGGCGACGATCTGCGCCAAGTACTGCGACAGCCGCGACCCCGCTTTGGCCGTCGGCGAAAGAAGACCCGGCACGGCGTCCGTCTGGGGCCGCGGCATCACGCTGCACCTCTCCGACGGCGACGACATGGGCTGGGGCGGCATCGCCAACGGAGACCCCGGCGACGAAGTCTGGCTCGACCGCTCCTTCGACGGCGGCCGCACCTGGGCGGCCGACAGCCGGATCGGCGACACGAAGGTCCCCGACGGCCAACGCGGCTGGCGCACCCTGATGTTCAACGTCGACGACCCCGCCACCCACCGCTTCGGCGCCCTGCGCGCCTGCGGAAAGGCCGGCAACCGGCCGGAAATCGCCTGCACGCCGTGGTTCCGCACCACGGTCGCCGCCAAGGACCGCACCGAAGCCGCGGCGACCGCGCTCATGCAGTTCTACGACAACGGCACGGGACTCTGGCAGACCACGGGCTGGTGGAACTCGGCGAACGCGCTCACCGCGATCCTCGACTACAGCACGCGAACCGGTTCGCAGAACTACCGCTACGCCATCGGAAACACCTTCGACCGCAACCGTGGCGACAACTTCACGAACGAATACATCGACGACACCGGCTGGTGGGCGCTCGCCTGGATCCGCGCCTACGACCTCACGAAGGACCGCCGCTACCTCGACACCGCCGTCATCGCGGCGGACTACATGTACTCCTACCGTGACGGGACCTGCGGCGGCGGACTCTGGTGGTCGACGGCGAAGACGTACAAGAACGCCGTCACCAACGAGCTGTACGTCAAGGTGGCCGCCTCACTGCACAACCGGATCCCCGGCGACACGCGTCAGCTCGCGCGGGCACGCGAGGTCTGGGACTGGTTCCGCGCGAGCGGCATGATCAACGGGAACGCCCTGATCAACGACGGCCTGAACGCCTCCTGCGCCAACAACGGCCAGGCCGTCTGGAGTTACAACCAGGGCATCGTCCTCGGCGCGCTCGTCGAACTGCGGCGCGCGACCGGTGACGCCACCCTGCTCACCACGGCCCGGCGGCTCGCGGACGCCTCCACCACGACGTCGCTCCTGCACTCGGACGGGATCCTGCGCGACCCGTGCGAATCCGGCGACTGCGGGGCCGACGGGCCGTCGTTCAAGGGCGCGTACGCCAGGGGCCTCGGCGAGCTCGACCGGGCGCTGGCGGGCAGGCCGTACCGCGCTTACCTGACGCGCCAAGCGAACTCGACGATCGCGAACAACCGCACGTCGCTCGATCAGCACGGCCTGCGCTGGGCGGGACCGGTCGACAAGATCGACGCCGCCCGTCAGCACAGCGCGCTGGAGGTCCTCACGGCAGCTCTCTGA
- a CDS encoding DNA gyrase/topoisomerase IV subunit B: MTAETLYGADDLTHLEGLEAVRKRPGMYIGSTDSRGINHLFSEVVDNSTDEGVAGHATKIVVTLHADGSVQVDDDGRGIPTGTHAKSGLSGVELVLTRLHAGGKFGGSGYKTSGGLHGVGASAVNALSHRFDVTVKQSGKVHQMSFAHGVPGVFDGPGPKAKFTRKSGLNVTGKMKRGERSGTSIRYWYDSRYFESGAALDVEGVRAKMRNTAFLVPGVTYVLRTAVDDSISEETFHFPNGLADMVDFLAPDSEKPVCGTLIINGEGTYKENAADASGVMQSNVVRHAEIEVALRWGTGYERTVECFTNTIRNVHGGTHRRGFDRAVLKALQDAISKTRGLLKPKEDMPTVEDVLEGMTAVVHVRLPEPQFTSQTKDELSTAGITRVIQGVVDKHIRSWTEERKTKSEAKIVLQKVVDAARVRLTQKQQKDAARRKTALEGAAMPPKLVDCRTTGVSRSELFLVEGDSALGSARMARVSEYQALLPLRGKILNVQKASLGDTLKNAEIASIVQVLGAGSGRTFDLSTMRYGRVILMADADVDGSHIRTLLITLFAKYMRPVIEDGRLYAAMPPLHKLVTKGRNPETHFTFTQKEMETKFAELERAGKQIVTPVPRFKGLGEMDADELWDTTMNPATRSVRRITLDDVEAAENALELLMGEKVEPRRNWLVESSDRVDREAIDA; this comes from the coding sequence GTGACTGCTGAGACCCTGTACGGGGCCGACGACCTGACGCATCTCGAGGGTCTGGAAGCGGTCCGCAAGCGCCCCGGGATGTACATCGGCTCCACCGACAGCCGCGGCATCAACCACCTGTTCTCCGAGGTCGTGGACAACTCGACCGACGAGGGCGTGGCGGGTCACGCCACGAAGATCGTGGTCACCCTGCACGCCGACGGCAGCGTCCAGGTCGACGACGACGGCCGCGGCATCCCCACCGGAACGCACGCCAAATCCGGTTTGTCCGGTGTCGAGCTGGTGCTGACCAGGCTGCACGCGGGCGGCAAGTTCGGCGGCTCGGGCTACAAGACCTCCGGCGGTCTGCACGGTGTCGGCGCCTCGGCGGTGAACGCGCTGTCGCACCGCTTCGACGTCACGGTGAAGCAGAGCGGCAAGGTCCACCAGATGTCGTTCGCGCACGGCGTCCCCGGCGTGTTCGACGGGCCCGGCCCGAAGGCCAAGTTCACCCGCAAGTCCGGGCTGAACGTCACCGGCAAGATGAAGCGCGGCGAGCGCTCCGGCACGTCGATCCGGTACTGGTACGACTCGCGCTACTTCGAGAGCGGCGCCGCGCTCGACGTCGAGGGTGTCCGCGCGAAGATGCGCAACACCGCGTTCCTGGTCCCCGGCGTCACGTACGTGCTGCGCACCGCAGTCGACGACTCGATCAGCGAAGAGACCTTCCACTTCCCCAACGGCCTCGCCGACATGGTCGACTTCCTCGCCCCGGACAGCGAGAAACCCGTCTGCGGCACGCTGATCATCAACGGCGAGGGCACGTACAAGGAGAACGCGGCCGACGCCAGCGGTGTCATGCAGTCCAATGTGGTGCGTCACGCGGAGATCGAGGTCGCGCTGCGCTGGGGCACCGGCTACGAGCGCACGGTGGAATGCTTCACCAACACCATCCGCAACGTGCACGGCGGCACCCATCGCCGCGGTTTCGACCGCGCGGTGCTGAAAGCCTTGCAGGACGCCATTTCCAAAACCCGCGGGCTGCTCAAGCCCAAGGAGGACATGCCGACCGTCGAGGACGTGCTCGAAGGTATGACGGCGGTCGTCCACGTCCGGCTGCCGGAGCCGCAGTTCACCTCGCAGACCAAGGACGAGCTGTCCACCGCCGGCATCACCCGCGTCATCCAGGGCGTCGTCGACAAGCACATCCGGTCCTGGACCGAGGAGCGCAAGACCAAGTCCGAGGCGAAGATCGTGCTGCAGAAGGTGGTCGACGCGGCACGCGTCCGGCTCACCCAGAAGCAGCAGAAGGACGCGGCCCGGCGCAAGACCGCGCTCGAAGGCGCGGCGATGCCGCCGAAGCTGGTCGACTGCCGCACCACCGGCGTCTCCCGCAGCGAGCTGTTCCTCGTCGAGGGTGACAGCGCCCTCGGTTCGGCGCGGATGGCGCGCGTGTCGGAGTACCAGGCGCTGCTTCCCTTGCGCGGCAAGATCCTCAACGTCCAGAAGGCGTCGCTCGGCGACACCTTGAAGAACGCCGAGATCGCCTCCATCGTGCAGGTGCTCGGCGCGGGCAGCGGGCGCACGTTCGACCTGTCGACCATGCGGTACGGCCGGGTGATCCTGATGGCCGACGCGGACGTCGACGGTTCGCATATCCGCACGCTGTTGATCACGCTGTTCGCGAAGTACATGCGGCCGGTCATCGAGGACGGCAGGCTCTACGCCGCGATGCCGCCCCTGCACAAACTGGTCACCAAGGGCCGCAACCCGGAAACCCACTTCACCTTCACCCAGAAGGAGATGGAGACCAAGTTCGCGGAGCTGGAACGCGCCGGCAAGCAGATCGTCACGCCGGTGCCGCGGTTCAAGGGTCTCGGCGAGATGGACGCCGACGAACTGTGGGACACCACGATGAACCCGGCCACCCGCTCGGTCCGCCGCATCACCCTCGACGACGTCGAAGCCGCGGAGAACGCGCTCGAACTGTTGATGGGCGAGAAGGTCGAGCCGCGCCGCAACTGGCTGGTCGAATCCTCCGACCGGGTCGACCGCGAAGCCATCGACGCCTGA
- a CDS encoding DNA gyrase/topoisomerase IV subunit A, whose product MARRKGTTTKVDPSAFDKPGANVFDNSLKTEIEDSYLEYAYSVIHSRALPDARDGLKPVHRRIMYSMNENGYRPTHAYVKSSRVVGDVMGKYHPHGDTAIYDAMVRLAQDFSLNVPLVDGHGNFGSPDDGPAASRYTEARLSPEAMLLVGELGEDTVDFRPNYDGSLEEPSVLPAAFPNLLVNGTSGIAVGMATNMIPHNLTEVIGAARWLINHPNATLDKLMEFVPGPDLPTGGSLLGLDEVRRAYETGRGVVRMRASAETGPLEGSRGRQAITITELPYGVGPEKVIEKITDEVNKSKRLTGIADVKDLTDRENGTRLVIECKVGVNPQALLADLYRLTPLEQSFGINNLVLVDGQPQTLGLKALLEVFLSHRYEVVTRRTRYRRRKREERLHLVDGLLIALLNIDKVIKLIRESENAAAAKDGLMKRFKLSEIQATYILDTPLRRLTKYDRIELESEQDKLREEIAELSKILDDESVLKKVVSAELAKVAKDSPAERRTALIDGDLKEVLAASKPSGPLEVADDPCQVILSATGLVARTAAESEEASEVRRRNGRVKHDSVAAVVHSTARGQVLLVTNRGRAFKTDVLPLPVLPEQAGTVSLRGGMAAKELVPLEKGERVIGLAPLGEQAAGSPGLALGTKHGVVKVCAPEWPVRSDEFDVISLKDGDEVVGATWLTDGNETLAFLSSEASLLRYAASLVRPQGLKGGGMAGIVVRGEAEVVFFGAIRTDDAEHGEPMVVTATGASVKVTPFSEYPAKGRATGGVRAQRFLKGETRLIVGWIGPRPAGAARNGDPVELPEVDLRRDGSGHAHPGPEVVGHLIERD is encoded by the coding sequence ATGGCACGCCGTAAGGGCACCACGACCAAGGTCGACCCGTCAGCGTTCGACAAGCCAGGCGCGAACGTCTTCGACAACTCGCTGAAGACGGAGATCGAGGATTCGTACCTGGAGTACGCGTATTCGGTCATCCACTCGCGGGCGCTCCCGGACGCGCGGGACGGGCTGAAGCCGGTACACCGCCGGATCATGTACTCGATGAACGAGAACGGCTACCGGCCGACGCACGCGTACGTGAAGTCGTCCCGCGTGGTCGGCGACGTGATGGGCAAGTACCACCCGCACGGCGACACGGCGATCTACGACGCCATGGTCCGGCTCGCGCAGGACTTCTCGCTCAACGTCCCGCTGGTCGACGGGCACGGCAACTTCGGCTCCCCCGACGACGGCCCGGCCGCCTCCCGATACACCGAGGCGCGGCTTTCCCCCGAGGCGATGTTGCTGGTCGGTGAGCTCGGCGAGGACACCGTCGACTTCCGGCCGAACTACGACGGCTCGCTCGAAGAGCCGTCCGTGCTGCCCGCGGCGTTCCCGAACCTGCTGGTCAACGGCACTTCCGGGATCGCGGTCGGGATGGCGACCAACATGATCCCGCACAACCTGACCGAGGTCATCGGCGCGGCGCGGTGGCTGATCAACCACCCGAACGCCACGCTGGACAAGCTGATGGAGTTCGTCCCGGGTCCCGACCTGCCGACCGGCGGCTCGCTGCTGGGGCTGGACGAGGTCCGCCGCGCGTACGAGACCGGCCGCGGGGTGGTGCGCATGCGCGCCAGCGCCGAGACCGGGCCGCTGGAGGGCAGCCGCGGGCGGCAGGCGATCACCATCACCGAACTGCCGTACGGCGTCGGCCCCGAGAAGGTGATCGAGAAGATCACCGACGAGGTCAACAAGTCCAAGCGGCTCACCGGTATCGCCGACGTCAAGGACCTCACCGACCGCGAGAACGGCACACGGCTGGTCATCGAATGCAAGGTCGGCGTGAACCCGCAGGCGCTGCTGGCGGATCTGTACCGGCTCACGCCGCTGGAGCAGTCGTTCGGCATCAACAACCTGGTGCTGGTGGACGGGCAGCCGCAGACGCTGGGGCTCAAGGCGCTGCTGGAGGTCTTCCTCAGCCACCGCTACGAGGTCGTCACCCGCCGCACGCGGTACCGGCGCCGCAAGCGCGAAGAGCGGCTGCACCTGGTCGACGGTCTGCTGATCGCCCTGCTCAACATCGACAAGGTGATCAAGCTGATCCGCGAGAGCGAGAACGCCGCGGCCGCGAAGGACGGCCTGATGAAGCGGTTCAAGCTCTCGGAGATCCAGGCGACCTACATCCTGGACACCCCGCTGCGGCGGCTCACGAAGTACGACCGGATCGAGCTCGAGTCCGAGCAGGACAAGCTGCGCGAGGAGATCGCCGAGCTGTCGAAGATCCTCGACGACGAGTCGGTGCTGAAGAAGGTCGTCTCGGCCGAGCTGGCCAAGGTCGCCAAGGACTCCCCCGCCGAACGCCGCACCGCGCTGATCGACGGCGACCTCAAGGAGGTCCTCGCCGCGTCGAAGCCGTCGGGTCCGCTGGAGGTCGCCGACGATCCGTGCCAGGTGATCCTGTCGGCCACCGGGCTGGTCGCGCGGACGGCCGCGGAATCGGAGGAGGCGTCGGAGGTGCGGCGCCGCAACGGCCGCGTCAAACACGACTCGGTGGCCGCGGTGGTCCATTCGACCGCACGCGGGCAGGTGCTGCTGGTGACCAACCGTGGCCGCGCGTTCAAGACCGACGTCCTGCCGCTGCCGGTGCTGCCCGAGCAGGCGGGCACCGTGTCGCTTCGCGGCGGGATGGCCGCGAAGGAACTGGTGCCGCTGGAGAAGGGCGAGCGCGTCATCGGCCTGGCCCCGCTCGGCGAACAGGCCGCCGGCTCCCCTGGCCTCGCGCTCGGCACGAAACACGGCGTCGTGAAGGTGTGCGCGCCGGAATGGCCGGTCCGCTCCGACGAGTTCGACGTGATCAGCCTGAAGGACGGCGATGAGGTCGTCGGCGCCACCTGGCTCACCGACGGCAACGAGACGCTGGCGTTCCTGTCGTCCGAAGCGTCACTGCTGCGCTACGCCGCTTCGCTGGTACGGCCGCAGGGTCTCAAGGGCGGCGGCATGGCAGGCATCGTCGTGCGCGGCGAGGCGGAAGTGGTCTTCTTCGGCGCGATCCGCACCGACGACGCCGAACACGGCGAGCCGATGGTCGTCACCGCGACCGGCGCGAGTGTGAAGGTGACCCCGTTCAGCGAGTACCCGGCCAAGGGCCGCGCGACCGGTGGTGTCCGGGCGCAGCGGTTCCTCAAGGGCGAAACGCGGCTGATCGTCGGCTGGATCGGCCCGCGTCCGGCCGGTGCCGCCCGCAACGGCGACCCGGTGGAACTCCCCGAAGTCGACCTCCGTCGCGACGGCTCCGGCCACGCACACCCCGGCCCGGAGGTCGTCGGTCACCTGATCGAACGCGACTGA
- a CDS encoding acyl-CoA dehydrogenase family protein encodes MIEWSETELLIRDAIREFVDKEIRPHLDALESGTLPPYDIIRKMFASFGIDALARESVSKLLSKSPGSGSGGGLAFGGQEAMALIAVSELAGVSLGIVASLGVSIGLTAQTILTKGTQAQKERWLPGLATFEKVGAWAITEPDSGSDAFGGMKTSVRRDGDEYVLNGQKTFITNGPYADTIIVYAKLDDGSAVRDRKVLTFVLDKGMPGLTQGKPFKKMGMMSSPTGELFFSDVRLGRDRLLGESETGRDGDSKAEVKSGFAVERIGVAALALGIINECHRLCVDYAKNRKLWGQEIGRFQLIQLKLAKMEVARINVQNMVFQLIETLRAGKMPTLAEASAMKLYSSEAATEVAMEAVQLFGGNGYMAEYRVEQLARDAKSLMIYAGSNEIQVTHIAKGLLGR; translated from the coding sequence GTGATCGAGTGGTCCGAGACCGAACTGCTGATCAGGGACGCGATCCGGGAGTTCGTCGACAAGGAGATCCGGCCGCACCTCGACGCGCTGGAAAGCGGGACGCTGCCGCCGTACGACATCATCCGGAAGATGTTCGCGTCCTTCGGCATCGACGCGCTCGCCCGGGAATCGGTGTCGAAACTGCTGTCGAAGTCCCCTGGATCCGGTTCGGGTGGTGGCCTGGCGTTCGGTGGGCAGGAGGCGATGGCGCTCATCGCGGTGAGCGAACTGGCCGGGGTCAGTCTCGGCATCGTCGCTTCGCTCGGCGTGAGCATCGGGCTGACCGCGCAGACGATCCTGACGAAGGGCACGCAAGCGCAGAAGGAACGCTGGCTGCCCGGGCTGGCGACGTTCGAGAAGGTCGGGGCGTGGGCGATCACCGAACCCGACTCCGGCTCGGACGCTTTCGGTGGCATGAAGACGTCGGTGCGGCGCGACGGTGACGAGTACGTCCTCAATGGACAGAAGACGTTCATCACCAACGGGCCTTACGCCGACACGATCATCGTGTACGCGAAGCTCGACGACGGCTCGGCGGTCCGGGACCGCAAGGTGCTGACGTTCGTGCTGGACAAGGGGATGCCGGGGCTGACGCAGGGCAAGCCGTTCAAGAAGATGGGCATGATGTCGTCGCCGACCGGCGAGCTGTTCTTCAGCGACGTCCGGCTCGGGCGGGACAGGCTACTCGGCGAGTCCGAGACCGGCCGCGACGGCGACAGCAAGGCCGAGGTGAAGTCCGGGTTCGCCGTCGAGCGGATCGGGGTCGCGGCGCTGGCGCTCGGGATCATCAACGAATGTCATCGGCTGTGCGTGGACTACGCGAAGAACCGGAAGCTGTGGGGCCAGGAGATCGGGCGGTTCCAGCTGATCCAGCTCAAGCTGGCGAAGATGGAGGTCGCGCGGATCAACGTGCAGAACATGGTCTTCCAGCTGATCGAGACCCTGCGCGCGGGCAAGATGCCGACGCTGGCCGAGGCTTCGGCGATGAAGCTGTACTCGTCGGAGGCGGCCACCGAGGTCGCGATGGAGGCCGTGCAGTTGTTCGGCGGCAACGGGTACATGGCGGAGTACCGGGTGGAGCAGCTGGCGCGGGACGCGAAGTCGCTGATGATCTACGCGGGGAGCAACGAGATCCAGGTGACACACATCGCGAAGGGCCTGCTCGGTCGCTGA
- a CDS encoding SDR family oxidoreductase, producing MGALDGRVAVITGAGRGIGREHALLFAREGASVVVNDLGGANDGSGSDAGPAQEVVDEIRAAGGKAVANTANVAEWAGAAELVTQAVDEFGRLDVVVNNAGILRDAFIAGLEESQWDSVIAVHLKGHAAVLRHAAAYWKTASKAGEPVAGSVINTASASGTTLPNAGQANYGAAKAGIAALTLVAAEELERYGVRVNAIAPIARTRLTLATPGMGAIFAQEVEEGEFDAFSPANISPLVAYLATEKCPLTGKVFAVQGGAISELAGWHDVKVIETEAAWEIDDIAARLP from the coding sequence ATGGGAGCACTCGACGGACGCGTCGCCGTCATCACCGGCGCCGGACGCGGGATCGGCCGCGAGCACGCGCTGCTGTTCGCGCGGGAGGGCGCGAGCGTCGTGGTCAACGACCTCGGCGGGGCGAACGACGGCAGCGGCAGCGACGCCGGGCCCGCGCAGGAGGTCGTCGACGAGATCCGCGCGGCGGGCGGGAAGGCCGTGGCGAACACGGCCAACGTCGCCGAGTGGGCGGGCGCCGCCGAGCTGGTGACGCAGGCGGTGGACGAGTTCGGCAGGCTCGACGTCGTCGTGAACAACGCCGGCATCCTGCGCGACGCGTTCATCGCCGGACTTGAGGAGTCCCAATGGGATTCCGTGATCGCCGTGCATTTGAAGGGGCACGCGGCGGTGCTGCGGCACGCGGCCGCGTACTGGAAGACCGCGAGCAAGGCAGGCGAGCCGGTGGCGGGCTCGGTGATCAACACCGCCTCCGCGTCCGGGACCACGCTGCCGAACGCGGGGCAGGCGAACTACGGCGCGGCGAAGGCGGGGATCGCCGCGCTGACGCTGGTCGCCGCCGAGGAACTGGAGCGCTACGGCGTGCGGGTGAACGCGATCGCGCCGATCGCGCGCACGCGGCTCACTCTGGCGACGCCGGGGATGGGCGCGATCTTCGCCCAGGAGGTGGAAGAGGGGGAGTTCGACGCGTTCTCCCCGGCGAACATCTCGCCGCTGGTCGCCTACCTCGCGACCGAGAAATGCCCGCTCACCGGCAAGGTGTTCGCCGTGCAGGGCGGCGCGATCTCCGAACTCGCGGGCTGGCACGACGTCAAGGTGATCGAAACCGAGGCCGCCTGGGAGATCGACGACATCGCCGCGAGGCTCCCGTGA
- a CDS encoding MaoC/PaaZ C-terminal domain-containing protein codes for MTERFDPGGLGEWTDESRFEVTRERLIEYAKATNDPIPAHLDGDVASPVFAIVPVFESLMEPALEVVPVGLFGRIVHGEQEFRFHRPIRPGDKLVSRARMTGYEGLPNGTRGTIHLECRTDDGDLVNEQYVTLFVRGFDTGETRGELGPDHKFDENLRSQAPVAKVNQHVDDDQTYRYAPAAGDPMPIHLDEEVAKDSGLPGIIAHGLCTMAFTSWALLTEIAGSDVDRLKRFAVRFAKPVLPGQDLTTRIWRAGAGSYAFETTVGETVVIKDGLAEFAE; via the coding sequence GTGACCGAGCGGTTCGACCCCGGCGGGCTCGGCGAATGGACCGACGAGTCGCGGTTCGAGGTCACGCGCGAGCGGCTGATCGAGTACGCGAAGGCCACCAACGACCCGATCCCGGCGCACCTCGACGGTGACGTCGCGAGCCCCGTGTTCGCGATCGTGCCGGTGTTCGAGTCGCTGATGGAACCCGCGCTCGAAGTCGTCCCGGTCGGCTTGTTCGGCCGGATCGTGCACGGAGAGCAGGAGTTCCGGTTCCATCGGCCGATCCGTCCCGGCGACAAGCTCGTGTCGCGGGCGCGGATGACCGGTTACGAGGGCCTGCCGAACGGTACCCGCGGCACCATCCACCTCGAATGCCGGACCGACGACGGAGACCTGGTCAACGAGCAGTACGTGACGCTGTTCGTGCGCGGGTTCGACACCGGGGAGACCCGCGGCGAACTCGGGCCGGACCACAAGTTCGACGAAAACCTCCGTTCGCAGGCGCCGGTGGCGAAGGTGAACCAGCACGTCGACGACGACCAGACATATCGGTACGCGCCCGCCGCCGGCGACCCGATGCCGATCCATCTCGACGAAGAGGTCGCGAAGGATTCGGGGCTGCCGGGGATCATCGCGCACGGCCTGTGCACCATGGCGTTCACCTCGTGGGCGCTGCTGACCGAGATCGCCGGGTCCGATGTGGACAGACTGAAGCGGTTCGCCGTCCGGTTCGCCAAGCCGGTGCTGCCCGGCCAGGACCTGACGACGCGGATCTGGCGCGCGGGCGCCGGGAGCTACGCGTTCGAAACCACCGTCGGCGAAACCGTCGTGATCAAGGACGGTCTCGCGGAATTCGCGGAGTAG
- a CDS encoding type II toxin-antitoxin system Rv0910 family toxin, which produces MGKISASVELPAAPDKVWAEFSNPNNFEKWLTIHTKWKGEVPAEFSKGAQASEVVTMLGMPNTITWTVDEFEAPSKLAISGTGMAGVKVKFELSVEASGDGSLASIDAEFAGQMIVGALGKAVEKDGKKNLDASLENFKALVS; this is translated from the coding sequence ATGGGCAAGATCAGTGCCTCCGTCGAACTCCCGGCCGCTCCCGACAAGGTGTGGGCGGAGTTCTCCAACCCCAACAACTTCGAGAAGTGGCTGACCATCCACACCAAGTGGAAGGGTGAGGTCCCGGCCGAATTCTCCAAGGGAGCACAGGCTTCCGAGGTCGTCACGATGCTCGGCATGCCGAACACGATCACCTGGACCGTCGACGAGTTCGAGGCGCCGTCGAAGCTGGCGATCTCCGGCACCGGGATGGCCGGGGTGAAGGTCAAGTTCGAGCTGTCGGTGGAGGCGTCCGGAGACGGTTCGCTCGCCAGCATCGACGCGGAGTTCGCGGGTCAGATGATCGTCGGCGCGCTCGGCAAGGCCGTCGAGAAGGACGGCAAGAAGAACCTCGACGCCTCCCTCGAGAACTTCAAGGCGCTGGTCTCGTGA